A genomic stretch from Marinobacter fonticola includes:
- a CDS encoding secondary thiamine-phosphate synthase enzyme YjbQ yields the protein MPWHQQEIRLQSRPRGFHLVTGEVLDQLPQLADIHVGLLHLFIQHTSASLAVNENADPDVRGDLERHFNVMVPENAPHYEHTLEGPDDMPAHIKSVLIGPSLSLPIRDGQPVLGTWQGIYLCEHRDSGGSRRIVATLQGE from the coding sequence CATCAGCAGGAAATCAGACTCCAGTCCCGTCCAAGAGGGTTTCACCTGGTCACCGGTGAGGTTCTGGACCAATTGCCGCAGCTGGCCGATATCCACGTCGGATTGCTGCACCTCTTCATCCAGCATACATCGGCGTCGCTGGCGGTGAACGAGAATGCGGATCCGGATGTGCGCGGCGATCTGGAGCGGCATTTCAATGTCATGGTCCCGGAGAATGCCCCGCATTACGAGCACACCCTGGAGGGGCCGGACGATATGCCCGCCCATATCAAGAGCGTGCTGATCGGTCCATCCCTGTCGTTGCCGATCCGCGATGGCCAGCCGGTACTAGGCACCTGGCAGGGAATCTATCTTTGTGAACACCGGGATAGCGGCGGCTCGCGCCGAATTGTCGCTACGCTTCAGGGGGAATAG